A single genomic interval of Sulfoacidibacillus ferrooxidans harbors:
- the hprK gene encoding HPr(Ser) kinase/phosphatase: MEKYVTVAELCDELALTVITDGGGLERRVGTMEINRPGLALTGFLKYFPSERVQVIGQSEMAYLASLSDEEAHDRLLRVFSYENLPCVVVTRDLPVTQNLMAVAAKANVPLLHTVLSTPRFIAQLTTFLDLRLAPETLVHGVLVDVYGIGILMVGASGIGKSETALELLKRGHRMVADDAVEIRKISEDTLVGTAPPLLQHLLEIRGLGVLNAMTLFGAGAIRTHKRIEMMIELEAWQDDRSYDRLGLDEEKRKILDFELTCLTVPVRPGRNLAIIIEVAAMNQRLKRMGYHAARELSEKLMSSMVEHDD, encoded by the coding sequence ATGGAAAAGTATGTTACTGTAGCTGAATTGTGTGACGAATTAGCGTTAACTGTCATTACGGATGGGGGTGGTTTAGAACGAAGGGTGGGGACGATGGAGATTAATCGTCCTGGACTTGCTTTAACTGGATTTTTAAAGTATTTTCCATCGGAACGCGTTCAAGTCATAGGACAATCGGAAATGGCTTATCTCGCATCACTTTCAGATGAGGAAGCACACGATCGCTTGTTGCGCGTGTTTTCATATGAAAATCTCCCCTGTGTAGTAGTAACGCGCGATCTTCCTGTGACGCAAAATCTAATGGCAGTTGCAGCTAAGGCCAATGTCCCACTTTTACATACGGTACTATCTACACCAAGGTTTATTGCACAATTAACCACTTTTTTGGATTTGCGACTCGCACCAGAAACACTTGTGCATGGGGTATTGGTTGATGTTTATGGGATAGGGATATTAATGGTTGGAGCAAGTGGAATTGGTAAAAGTGAAACTGCATTAGAACTTTTAAAGCGTGGACATCGAATGGTTGCGGATGATGCAGTCGAGATTCGGAAAATTTCTGAAGATACATTAGTGGGAACAGCACCACCATTATTACAACATTTATTAGAAATCCGAGGATTAGGTGTACTCAATGCCATGACGCTATTTGGAGCAGGTGCTATTCGCACACATAAGCGAATTGAAATGATGATTGAACTTGAGGCATGGCAAGATGATCGTTCTTATGATCGCCTTGGGTTGGATGAAGAAAAGCGAAAAATACTCGATTTTGAATTAACGTGCTTAACAGTACCTGTTCGACCGGGGAGAAACTTGGCTATTATTATTGAAGTTGCTGCCATGAACCAGAGATTAAAGCGTATGGGTTATCATGCTGCAAGGGAATTATCGGAGAAGTTGATGTCGAGTATGGTAGAACATGATGATTGA
- the hisZ gene encoding ATP phosphoribosyltransferase regulatory subunit, which yields MNPTYLERPTGTIDLYGESLHKKRWIEQEMIAVFQSFGYEMLETPMIEYVETIARGLHGHEEQLYRMFDRSGRTMALRPEMTTPVARVVATDLSDMNYPIRIAYTAKTYQADDGRLHEPVEMTQAGVELIGDASPDADAEVIALMATALRSLGIEHFRFAIGHMGYLRAMLAPLSEGLQVALRKALVARDLVHYEQILDGEVGLNSEWLSRLKEFPRIRGGIEAIAIARELALDERAKQACDEWEELFAVLEAHGVADVTQVDLGLYLNHEYYTGIVIEGYAEALGAPICFGGRYDGLLEQFGRKAPATGCVTHIERLLKVTSHVVEEAMQIHLCYLTEHRKQTFAFADYLRLRGYAVATSRAECNDDIDVTCGRANARCFGEFDEAGQLKTKDRLLKQMWEYYLSCGVGSSDRR from the coding sequence ATGAATCCGACGTATCTCGAACGTCCAACTGGAACTATTGATCTATATGGAGAATCACTGCATAAAAAACGATGGATTGAACAAGAGATGATTGCTGTATTTCAAAGCTTCGGATATGAGATGCTCGAAACGCCGATGATCGAGTATGTAGAGACGATAGCGCGAGGGTTACACGGTCATGAAGAACAACTGTACCGTATGTTTGATCGCAGTGGAAGAACGATGGCTTTACGTCCTGAAATGACTACTCCCGTTGCACGCGTTGTTGCTACAGACCTTTCTGACATGAACTACCCTATCCGAATTGCCTATACAGCCAAAACGTATCAGGCAGATGATGGACGATTACACGAACCGGTAGAGATGACGCAGGCTGGAGTGGAATTGATTGGGGATGCGAGTCCGGATGCAGATGCAGAGGTCATCGCACTTATGGCGACTGCATTGCGGAGTCTTGGCATTGAACACTTTCGGTTTGCTATCGGGCATATGGGATACCTTCGAGCGATGCTTGCGCCACTTAGTGAGGGGTTGCAAGTGGCGTTGCGAAAAGCTTTGGTAGCACGTGACTTGGTGCATTATGAGCAGATTTTAGACGGAGAAGTAGGATTGAATAGTGAGTGGTTGTCTCGCTTAAAAGAGTTTCCCCGTATTCGGGGTGGCATTGAAGCCATTGCCATTGCTAGAGAGCTAGCACTTGATGAGCGAGCAAAACAGGCGTGTGATGAGTGGGAAGAATTATTTGCTGTGCTAGAAGCACATGGGGTTGCAGATGTCACTCAAGTGGATCTAGGGTTATATCTCAATCACGAATACTATACAGGCATTGTCATTGAAGGATATGCAGAAGCATTAGGAGCACCCATTTGTTTTGGTGGTCGCTATGATGGGTTATTAGAGCAATTTGGACGAAAGGCACCTGCAACTGGATGTGTTACACATATTGAACGTTTACTCAAGGTGACCTCTCATGTAGTGGAAGAAGCCATGCAAATTCACTTGTGTTATTTGACTGAACATCGTAAACAGACTTTTGCGTTTGCAGATTATCTGCGTTTGCGCGGATATGCAGTGGCTACATCGCGTGCAGAGTGTAACGATGACATCGATGTAACATGTGGAAGAGCAAATGCGAGATGTTTCGGCGAATTTGATGAAGCGGGACAATTGAAAACAAAAGATAGACTGCTTAAACAGATGTGGGAGTATTACCTGTCTTGTGGTGTAGGGTCTAGTGATAGGAGGTAG